The Saccharothrix variisporea genome has a segment encoding these proteins:
- a CDS encoding long-chain-fatty-acid--CoA ligase: MNGTFYANLRTVYDVIGFHGWQRPDHVAVICEDRRVTYGELARWSNRTANALRARGVRPGDRVAYLGKESERYYEVLFACAIAGAVVVPINWRLTPAEIHHILLDSGTTVLFADDVTVTDGLHGLPELRHVVPIAALPEWRGADDTDSDPTWSPDHPAAQVYTSGTTGNPKGVVLAHRSFFAVKAALAAAELDWIDWRADDVSLIGIPGFHIGGLWWSIQGFGAGITMVSVPVFAGNQAVRLVRELGITTACVVPAQMQMMLAPPRPRREDFTTLRKVVYGGSPISEALLARCLDTFDCELAQIYGLSESGNTAVCLPPSEHVVGSARMRAAGRPYPGVDVKIVDRDGDVLPPGAVGEVCLRSPAAMLEYWGLPEATAETLVDGWLHTGDAGFLDDGYLFIQDRIKDTIIVAGENVYPAEIENALAAHPDVLEVAAVGVPSAHWGEVVHCFVVPRAGASVETRSLTGFLRGRIADFKLPSSYELLDALPRNPSGKILRRELRERFWQHLDRRVA; encoded by the coding sequence ATGAACGGCACGTTCTACGCCAACCTGCGGACCGTCTACGACGTCATCGGGTTCCACGGCTGGCAGCGGCCCGACCACGTGGCCGTGATCTGCGAGGACCGCCGGGTCACCTACGGCGAGCTGGCGCGGTGGAGCAACCGCACCGCCAACGCCCTGCGCGCGCGCGGCGTCCGGCCCGGCGACCGCGTCGCCTACCTGGGCAAGGAGTCCGAGCGGTACTACGAGGTGCTGTTCGCGTGCGCCATCGCGGGCGCGGTGGTGGTGCCGATCAACTGGCGGCTGACGCCGGCCGAGATCCACCACATCCTGCTCGACTCCGGCACGACCGTCCTGTTCGCCGACGACGTCACGGTGACCGATGGTCTGCACGGGCTGCCGGAGCTGCGGCACGTCGTGCCGATCGCCGCGCTGCCCGAGTGGCGCGGCGCGGACGACACCGACAGCGACCCCACGTGGTCGCCGGACCACCCCGCGGCGCAGGTCTACACGAGCGGCACGACCGGCAACCCCAAGGGCGTCGTCCTGGCGCACCGCAGCTTCTTCGCCGTGAAGGCGGCACTGGCGGCGGCCGAGCTGGACTGGATCGACTGGCGGGCCGACGACGTCAGCCTCATCGGCATCCCCGGGTTCCACATCGGCGGGCTGTGGTGGTCGATCCAGGGGTTCGGCGCGGGCATCACGATGGTGTCGGTGCCGGTGTTCGCCGGGAACCAGGCCGTGCGGCTGGTGCGCGAGCTGGGCATCACGACGGCGTGCGTGGTGCCGGCGCAGATGCAGATGATGCTGGCCCCGCCCCGGCCCCGCCGCGAGGACTTCACCACGCTGCGCAAGGTCGTCTACGGCGGGTCGCCGATCTCCGAGGCGCTGCTGGCGCGGTGCCTGGACACGTTCGACTGCGAGCTGGCCCAGATCTACGGGCTGTCCGAGAGCGGCAACACGGCCGTGTGCCTGCCGCCGTCCGAGCACGTCGTGGGCAGCGCGCGGATGCGGGCCGCCGGCCGGCCGTACCCCGGGGTGGACGTCAAGATCGTGGACCGGGACGGGGACGTCCTGCCGCCCGGCGCGGTCGGCGAGGTGTGCCTGCGGTCGCCGGCGGCGATGCTGGAGTACTGGGGCCTGCCCGAGGCGACCGCGGAGACGCTCGTGGACGGCTGGCTGCACACCGGTGACGCCGGTTTCCTGGACGACGGCTACCTGTTCATCCAGGACCGCATCAAGGACACGATCATCGTGGCCGGGGAGAACGTCTACCCGGCCGAGATCGAGAACGCGCTGGCCGCGCACCCGGACGTGCTGGAGGTCGCCGCGGTCGGCGTGCCCAGCGCGCACTGGGGCGAGGTCGTGCACTGCTTCGTCGTGCCGCGCGCCGGCGCCTCGGTGGAGACCCGCTCGCTCACCGGTTTCCTGCGCGGACGCATCGCCGACTTCAAGCTCCCGTCGAGCTACGAGCTGCTCGACGCGCTGCCCCGCAACCCCAGCGGCAAGATCCTGCGCCGCGAGCTCAGGGAGCGGTTCTGGCAGCACCTCGACCGCCGCGTGGCCTAA
- a CDS encoding 1-deoxy-D-xylulose-5-phosphate synthase — MNAVESLGPAELDGLAADIRAFLVDKVSAAGGHLGSNLGVVELTIALHRVFRSPHDVLLFDTGHQSYVHKVLTGRAGGFDRLRQAGGMSGYPAREESAHDVIENSHASTALSYADGVAKAFRVRGEGSRRVVAVVGDGALTGGMCWEALNNLGASPDLPVVVVLNDNGRSYAPTVGGLAAHLDDLRSGGGSSVFERMGLAYVGPVDGHDVVALETAFRTAASCGRPVVVHCVTRKGKGYAPAENDGERMHAVGVLDPSTGRPVGRGGQTWTSVFGEEIAAIGASRPDVVCLTAAMPGPVGLGPFAARFPDRVFDVGIAEQHAVTAAAGMAMTGLHPVVAVYSVFLSRAFDQVLMDVALHGLPVTFVLDRAGITGPDGASHHGMWDASVLPVVPGIRIGAPRDAEALRALLREAVEDGTGPTVVRYPKAAVGPAVPAVRRVGGVDVLRFAPEARVLLVGVGALAGECLAAADALAARGVQVTVVDPRWTTPLDPALVEMAAGHRLVVAVEDTVAAGSLGGRLAQALAAAGSDTCASTCALPSAFVPHGSREQLLSGYGLDADGIAAAVLERLDSLGERVGLRPVA, encoded by the coding sequence GTGAACGCTGTGGAGTCGTTGGGGCCGGCCGAGTTGGACGGGCTCGCGGCGGACATCCGGGCGTTCCTCGTGGACAAGGTGTCGGCCGCGGGCGGGCACCTCGGGTCGAACCTCGGCGTGGTGGAGCTGACCATCGCGCTGCACCGGGTGTTCCGCTCGCCGCACGACGTGCTGCTGTTCGACACCGGTCACCAGAGCTACGTGCACAAGGTCCTGACCGGGCGCGCGGGCGGCTTCGACCGGCTGCGGCAGGCGGGCGGGATGTCCGGGTACCCGGCGCGCGAGGAGTCGGCGCACGACGTGATCGAGAACTCGCACGCGTCGACGGCCCTGTCGTACGCCGATGGGGTGGCGAAGGCGTTCCGCGTGCGGGGCGAGGGTTCGCGGCGGGTGGTGGCGGTCGTCGGGGATGGTGCTCTGACCGGTGGCATGTGTTGGGAGGCCTTGAACAACCTGGGTGCCTCGCCGGACTTGCCGGTCGTGGTGGTGCTCAACGACAACGGCCGGTCTTATGCGCCCACGGTCGGTGGGCTTGCCGCGCACTTGGACGACCTGCGCTCTGGCGGTGGGTCCTCGGTGTTCGAGCGCATGGGGCTGGCGTATGTCGGACCGGTCGACGGTCATGACGTGGTGGCCCTGGAAACCGCTTTCCGGACTGCGGCTTCGTGTGGGCGGCCGGTCGTCGTCCACTGCGTGACCCGCAAGGGCAAGGGGTACGCGCCCGCCGAGAACGATGGTGAGCGGATGCACGCCGTGGGTGTGCTCGACCCTTCGACCGGCCGGCCGGTGGGGCGTGGTGGCCAGACGTGGACTTCGGTTTTCGGGGAGGAGATCGCGGCGATCGGTGCGTCCCGGCCGGACGTCGTGTGCCTGACCGCGGCGATGCCCGGTCCGGTGGGGCTGGGTCCGTTCGCGGCCCGGTTCCCCGATCGGGTGTTCGACGTGGGGATCGCCGAGCAACACGCCGTGACCGCCGCGGCCGGGATGGCGATGACCGGGCTGCACCCCGTGGTGGCGGTGTACTCGGTGTTCTTGTCGCGGGCGTTCGACCAGGTGCTGATGGACGTGGCGCTGCACGGGCTGCCCGTGACGTTCGTGCTGGACCGGGCGGGGATCACCGGACCCGATGGCGCGAGCCACCACGGGATGTGGGACGCGTCCGTGCTGCCGGTCGTGCCCGGGATCCGGATTGGCGCGCCTCGGGACGCGGAGGCGTTGCGTGCTTTGTTGCGCGAGGCGGTCGAGGACGGCACCGGTCCGACGGTCGTGCGGTACCCGAAGGCGGCGGTCGGTCCGGCTGTTCCCGCGGTGCGCCGGGTCGGTGGTGTCGACGTGCTGCGGTTCGCGCCCGAGGCCCGGGTGCTGCTGGTGGGCGTCGGTGCACTGGCCGGCGAGTGCCTGGCGGCGGCGGATGCGCTGGCGGCGCGGGGCGTGCAGGTGACTGTGGTGGACCCGCGCTGGACCACGCCCTTGGACCCGGCTCTGGTGGAGATGGCGGCTGGGCACCGGTTGGTGGTGGCGGTCGAGGACACCGTTGCTGCCGGCTCTTTGGGCGGACGTTTGGCGCAAGCGCTTGCGGCGGCCGGTAGTGACACTTGCGCGAGTACTTGCGCGCTGCCTTCGGCGTTCGTGCCGCATGGGAGCCGGGAGCAGCTGTTGAGCGGGTACGGGTTGGACGCGGACGGCATCGCGGCGGCGGTGCTGGAGCGGTTGGATTCGTTGGGCGAGCGGGTGGGCCTGCGTCCTGTGGCGTGA
- the ispH gene encoding 4-hydroxy-3-methylbut-2-enyl diphosphate reductase: protein MSVVESRTVLLAAPRAFCAGVERAIEIVERALASREHPVYVRKQIVHNAHVVADLEARGAVFVEELDEVPTGATVVFSAHGVSPAVRAEAARMGLEVFDATCPLVAKVHSEARRFVERGDTVLLIGHDNHEETEGTLGEAPGSMVLVQSVEDALAVSVADPERVSYLTQTTLAVDETADVLAVLRERFPALRGPGSADICYASTNRQAALRMITAESDVVLVVGSANSANTQRLVEIARREGRPAYLIEDAGAIRPEWLDGAGRVGVTAGASAPPHLVSEVVEALRERGPVTVVEREATRETIQFTVPGAVRSL, encoded by the coding sequence ATGTCCGTAGTCGAGTCACGCACGGTACTGCTCGCGGCGCCGCGCGCGTTCTGCGCCGGGGTGGAGCGTGCCATCGAGATCGTCGAACGGGCGCTCGCCAGTCGCGAGCACCCGGTGTACGTCCGCAAGCAGATCGTCCACAACGCACACGTCGTCGCCGACCTGGAGGCGCGCGGCGCGGTGTTCGTGGAGGAGCTGGACGAGGTGCCGACCGGGGCGACCGTCGTGTTCTCCGCGCACGGGGTGTCGCCGGCGGTGCGGGCCGAGGCCGCGCGGATGGGGTTGGAGGTGTTCGACGCGACCTGCCCGCTGGTGGCCAAGGTGCACTCCGAGGCGCGGCGGTTCGTCGAGCGCGGGGACACGGTCCTGCTGATCGGCCACGACAACCACGAGGAGACCGAGGGCACGCTGGGGGAGGCGCCCGGGTCGATGGTCCTGGTGCAGTCGGTGGAGGACGCGCTGGCGGTGTCGGTGGCCGACCCGGAGAGGGTGTCCTACCTGACCCAGACGACCCTGGCGGTGGACGAGACCGCCGACGTGCTGGCGGTGCTGCGCGAGCGCTTCCCGGCCCTGCGCGGTCCCGGCTCGGCGGACATCTGCTACGCCTCCACCAATCGCCAGGCCGCGCTGCGGATGATCACCGCCGAGTCGGACGTGGTGCTCGTCGTCGGGTCGGCGAACTCGGCGAACACCCAGCGCCTGGTGGAGATCGCGCGGCGCGAGGGGCGTCCCGCGTACCTGATCGAGGACGCCGGAGCGATCCGGCCGGAGTGGCTCGACGGTGCGGGCCGGGTCGGTGTCACGGCCGGCGCGTCCGCCCCGCCGCACCTGGTGTCGGAGGTCGTCGAGGCGTTGCGGGAGCGCGGTCCGGTGACCGTGGTGGAGCGCGAGGCGACCCGGGAGACCATCCAGTTCACCGTGCCCGGTGCGGTGAGGTCGCTGTGA
- a CDS encoding acyl carrier protein has translation MIEGRVRDVIASVFSVHPDELPARLDPDTLPGWTSLRQVQLVLALEREFGVEVDPVLVPDLVSERAIVEMLAEAAA, from the coding sequence ATGATCGAGGGGCGCGTCCGCGACGTGATCGCATCGGTGTTCTCGGTCCACCCGGACGAGCTGCCCGCGCGGCTCGACCCGGACACCCTGCCGGGGTGGACCTCCCTGCGCCAGGTCCAGCTCGTGCTGGCGCTGGAGCGGGAGTTCGGCGTCGAGGTGGACCCGGTGCTCGTCCCGGACCTGGTGTCCGAGCGGGCGATAGTCGAGATGCTCGCGGAGGCGGCGGCATGA
- a CDS encoding SDR family oxidoreductase produces the protein MRISLRHNSDYQALRTGDPTRIALDYSEDPTVVARSLPRRPAGERKTVLLLGANGFVGMHLLRELLLDTRVGKVYALVRPKGDQTGESRIARTARKYKMALPSSDKLVVFEAGYVEPQLGLDDARYEELLTSVDVVIDAAGATTHEYPYSRYRAEKVVPTVALAEFCLNRRFKTLHVIGSVGSEVYKRRMDFRRTSFFFQGYSRMKFVVKHLALRANRDGVPVHLYQAPFALGGPLTSFKDPGMEYSFWNMIWHMVQQGQTWESEARIPMVAGDVLARTVLDNALSETPRAITYPVTPVTNADLAARFNLRTVPWRDFRRGLIRANRVRLAEVDWKHPFTSTARARQRAAFIRSLFPRCLPTALTNIDTAAHTTPIVVGADLTPIDVLEANARNIRKLAKDLPPEPTRESLAPAHATTPLPTAA, from the coding sequence ATGCGCATCTCCTTGCGACACAACAGCGACTACCAGGCCCTGCGGACCGGTGACCCGACCCGGATAGCCCTGGACTACTCGGAGGACCCGACCGTCGTCGCCCGGTCCCTGCCCCGCAGGCCGGCCGGCGAGCGCAAGACCGTGCTCCTGCTGGGGGCCAACGGTTTCGTCGGCATGCACCTGCTGCGCGAACTGCTGCTCGACACCCGCGTCGGCAAGGTGTACGCGCTGGTGCGGCCGAAGGGCGACCAGACCGGCGAGTCCCGCATCGCCCGCACGGCCCGCAAGTACAAGATGGCGTTGCCTTCCTCGGACAAGCTGGTCGTCTTCGAGGCCGGGTACGTCGAGCCGCAGCTGGGCCTGGACGACGCCCGGTACGAGGAGCTGCTGACGTCGGTCGACGTCGTCATCGACGCGGCCGGTGCGACCACGCACGAGTACCCGTACTCCCGGTACCGGGCGGAGAAGGTCGTGCCGACCGTGGCGCTGGCGGAGTTCTGCCTGAACCGGCGGTTCAAGACGCTGCACGTGATCGGCTCGGTCGGCAGCGAGGTCTACAAGCGGCGCATGGACTTCCGGCGCACCAGCTTCTTCTTCCAGGGCTACAGCCGGATGAAGTTCGTCGTGAAGCACTTGGCGCTGCGCGCGAACCGCGACGGCGTGCCCGTGCACCTGTACCAAGCGCCGTTCGCCCTGGGTGGTCCGCTGACGTCGTTCAAGGACCCGGGGATGGAGTACTCGTTCTGGAACATGATCTGGCACATGGTGCAGCAGGGCCAGACGTGGGAGTCCGAGGCCAGGATCCCCATGGTCGCCGGCGACGTCCTGGCCCGCACGGTCCTGGACAACGCCCTCTCGGAGACCCCACGGGCGATCACCTACCCGGTCACGCCGGTCACGAACGCCGACCTGGCGGCCCGCTTCAACCTGCGAACCGTGCCGTGGCGCGACTTCCGCCGGGGTTTGATCCGCGCCAACCGGGTCCGCCTGGCCGAGGTCGACTGGAAGCACCCCTTCACCAGCACCGCCCGAGCCCGCCAACGAGCAGCCTTCATCCGCTCCCTGTTCCCGAGGTGCCTCCCGACCGCCCTGACGAACATCGACACGGCCGCCCACACCACCCCGATCGTGGTGGGCGCGGACCTGACCCCGATCGACGTCCTGGAAGCCAACGCCCGCAACATCCGCAAACTGGCCAAGGACCTCCCCCCGGAACCCACCCGAGAGTCCCTGGCCCCGGCCCACGCCACCACCCCTCTCCCCACCGCGGCCTAA